The DNA segment ACAACCTATGCTACTACATAGAAGATGCGCCTAACTTTGTAGATAGCTTTGAACTGTGAGTGTTGCTCACCAGTCCGTCACATAGTTGACTCCTTATTATATTTTATTCCTTGTATAAACCCCAAGAACTGAGCTGGTGTGACTGCACCAACGGTCGAACCTGGAGCGTCCTGGGTTAGATTCTGTGGATGCTGGGCAAATCTAGAGACGGCAACCGGCCAACTTACCGTCGTAGCTGGTCTCCTGTGGGGTAGCGTCGATTACCTGCCAGCCGTCGTATTCGTTGTTGTCGCTCAAATCTGGGCGCCTCATCCACACTTCGTTCCACACATGGAAATTCCTGAATTGAGAAGTTCGTTAAAGAATCACAAACATTCCTGGAATAATTAAAGCATGCCTTATGTATTTCACAGATCCGTGCATCTGGGGGAGATTTGACTTTCAATGATGGCTGTGATCTGTAACGCAGGTCATGCCGAGAGGTGACACTAGCTAACGTCAACCAAATAGGGCTTGTTACTCTCCCTATGGAACTTACCAGACTGAGTCGTTGGAGATGTCTGTCCATTCGCCGTTCTCATCCTTGACGTTGATCCTGTCGACGCTGAGGTGGTCGGCATCGGTGTTGTGGGCAGACGAGAAGTTGGTGATGTTACGGCATGGCATTCCCAAAGCTCGGCACACTTCAAACAGACCACAATATCtaacatgtatgtgtttgttgtttaacgccattcacagcaatattccacctgtataaCGGCGGCCAGTCAAAagcctggacaagacaatccagtgaccaatgcATTTGGGGTACggtgacatgcatcaacaaaaGGTAAAGAGtctgaccaattctaacacggatcttcacgtgtctgCCAGTGTTAAGCGTTCTGCACTCGATATATTCGTTCACCACTCACAGCATAATGGCATTTTCTAACACGGGACATGCCACATAAAATGCCTGTGGGCCAATaaatcatgatgattgttgtgATTATTAAAAGGTGTTAAAAGGGGCTGTTAAACTATGTAGGCAAACACTAGTCGATGTTGAGTTTGGCAACCCACGACTGTGTCGAAATGCGATACTAGATTTATGAACCAAAAGATGTACGTCTTGATAAATGCTCAGAGACACCGCCTTTACTGAGGCCTTGAGACCCAGGCTTAACTTGTCATCGGTTCGAACGCCAGTGTGTCATAGATTATGAACCGTGGTAGCATACTAGCACTCGAACATCACTGGTAAATAAGCAAATTTACCCAAATTAAGCACATTTTTTCAGTTTACTCACCACCTTAAACTGGCACTTACAATAGCTGAATAGTATTTCAAGCGGTGTCTCTGCTACACATTCCGCCTACCTTTACCTTGCCCTCAGTGATGAATACATAAATTCAACCTGACCCAGTTAATAGCTAGTACCTGTTGTAAGAACACCAGCGAATACCCAGCACTGTCCGAACTTGACAGGCTTTGCTGTGGACATGTACTGTCGGAGAATCTTCACGCTGCCAACCCATGTTGAGGGGGATGTTCCCCCTTCATACTCCCCTGTCCAGTTGCCCATCACAACGCCGTCATCGTCAGGGGCGTTCACCTGAAGAGAAATATGGGTGATTTCGTTGAGGAATTAATGGAAATTTAGAATGAGCATAACCTCAACTGATGAACAGAAGAATGAAACGTTTTTATTATTATACCCTGTATCCTGCTACCGAATATGTTTTGCAGTGATTTAGTTTCTTCAGCATTACGAGGAAGCATGTAGGTCAACAGCTTCCTGATTGTATTTACAAGACGTCATATCCGTGAAGATGCATGCTTCCgcagtgaagatctgggttagaaatgatcttcagcaacccatacttgatGTAAGCGGcaattaacgggatcggatcgtcaagctcgctgacatggttgaaacatgttatcccagttgcgtggatGTTGCTGATGCAGTTGACCACCGGACTGTCATTTACAGTACgccacctggaatattgctgagcgcggcgttaaacaacaagcaaacaaaagcTAAGGTAACTCCTCACTCACCAGCTTGGCCAGCATTCTTGCCACCTTAGAAGCGTCCCCCATGGCAGGTGATGCCTCATAGCCAAACCCCTTTCTGATGAGATGGAAGGCAGCTTCCAGTATGCCGTCATCAAACTGCAACACAACACAGAGAACGTATGGTCGTCACTGCAGAACTTGTGGAACATTGAGGAATTTAGTTATATCTTAGAGGGTCATAACTGGAGATAAGTATACTTTAAGGCACAATTAACAGAATTTGCCGTGTTTATGTTTCTCTTCATGTCTGTGGACTTTAGAAGATTGAGACGCAGCATTCATATTTTCCGTCTCCTTGTGCAGTGAAAGTGAGATGGTCAAAGTGGTCAGGAAATGGATCCAGGACTTGGATTTTTTACTGGGACTGTTGGTATGAATCATTGGGGACTGTTGGTATGATTCATTGGGgactgtttgttttgttcacGCATATCTTCACACATTCCACTCTCTGACGCAGTGATGGcttagcataacatcactgccgcgggctaatttgcatatcacgttaCCGGACTTTTCTCTTGTATGTAAACAAACGCGCATCTTGTATGTAAACAAACCAGCATATTcgtaaataaataaacactgaCCTAACAAAAGTATTTTTGGCGTGTTCTCCacaatgttttaaatttaaCAAGTATTCTTCTGCAACTACGACATTAAGGTTTATGATAACACTTATTTAAATAACAAATTGGTCGATCGTTTGCTCAACATAAGGCTTCTTTTACATTGTATCAAATATTCTTCTGCAACTGAGACAGTAAGGTTTATGACAATACTTAATTGAATGTAAATATCAAATTGATAGATTGTTTGCTCAACATATGGCTTCGATGACAACACGTGGAGTCGTAAACCCCATGTAAACATCGCTACGCAAATGGAAATAGTGCAGCACGTTTCGGTGACACTAAACCAAAGTTGTTGAGTTAGACATGTAGACTCGTCCTAACAAAAAACAGGTACCTGTATGTACCTTATATTAAATGGacagtgtaagatgtgacaaATCGTCAAATCTCTCTGGCCCGTAGCAGAGGTGCTCTGCTTGTCgtatggaactctgggtaggagagtgcaCACATACAAATAAACATGATCCTATCATTGAGGACACTACCAGCCAGTAGTCTGTAGCTAGATTACCTGTCCGAAGCACCAAGGACGGGCACCAACTCTACACGGACTACCAAAGTACAACACACCCGAGTCACTGAGAACAGCCTCCTTCATCCAGTCTTCATGTTCAAGgtacacccagtcatctgtaagAGAGCAGACAAATGGCACTTGGAAGAGAGTCTATTCATAATAATTTTAACAATTTCATTCACTTAGTAAGCTCATAGCTGGTCAAGGTACATATCATGAACCACCAGCATCGCCAATTCTGTTATTTCCATCATAGATGCCTGAACAGCTCGACTCAGATGGACCGTATGTGCCTGCATCTACAAGGAGAGTTACACTATCAGGAGTGTTGCGATCTGATTCCCAGGTTGAAACTAACAGGGTAAAGGGAATCTGTCCGTAAAATCTTGCCAACAAACAAAGGCCTGCGTCTACAAAGGTGGGTTGCACTATCAGGAGCGTTGCGATCTGATTCTGATTCCCAAGCTGAAACTAAAAGGTTAAGGAAATCTGTTCGTAGAATCtgtacaaaaaaaaagaaaagaaaaaacaaacagcaAGACAATGTGATGTTATTAACAATAATGTTCATGCTAGAATTAACGTTATTAACAAATCCATAAAAGTCCTTACAGGTATCAGTTCTGCTGTAGAACATAGAATGACAATACAAATTCAAACCAATGTATTAGAATACACGAGGAGTGATAAGCAGTTCTATGCAACGGTAGTCCAGTTTAGACATACACCAAGGTTATGTCGTGTGAGATTAGAGGCAATAGCTATATCCAATTTCATACACAAGAACATATATACTACGAGAAAATTGTGCAATACTCTCTATGAGAGATGGTATTGGAATCAACACCTTGCAGCACCTTTTCTGGTCTAAATCTGGCACTAGTCTAAATATAGCACACTTCTGCCCCTCATTGACTACCTGGTTAGGTGAGGAAGCCTAATGGATTCAAACGtccgctcttcacgccgaagagccGGGGTCGATTCACCGCATGAGAACAATGTATCATgcccatttctagtgcccccgccgtgatattgcgggaatattgctaaaagcggcggaaaAACACATTCACTGTCAGCATGCACAAAGTGTTCCATTTGTaatattacattatatataACTCTACCAAATGACAATATCGCTATGCGTTGATCGACCTTGGGGGTTTCCGGATGTTACCTTTACACCACGGGTTGAAGATGATGTAGATTTGTTCGTTGTGTTTGTACTCCCAGATGAGGTCTTCGCCGTCCTTGACATCAACGATGGTAGTCACGCTAAAATCCCACTCTCCTACAGGGATGTACGCAGGCGCGAAGATGGACAACGTCAGAGACTTGTCCTCCTGCCGGACCACAGCGGCACCCCACTTCTTCTTGTCAAAGTTGGTATCTCCAGACTCGTCAACCTTTATGTTGGCTCTGGTGGTTCGTGCTCTCTTGTAGCTGCCCTCTGTAAGtttgatagagtgagtgagtggaggagAGTGGTTTAAGCCAGTTTCGATCTTTTTGAGCTAACCCTAGCCCTATTTCAGACCCTGGTCCTAACCCTGGCTAACCCTAACTCTGACCCTGACCCTGAACAAAAATTACACAGGAGAAGAGAGTTCAAAGCAATCCTGCTTCAACCACAAATGACTGACTTCAGAAATACCCCTTAGCAGAATTCATTCTTCATAttgaggggcggtgggatagccctGTGGTTACGAcattcgcccgtcacgccaaagtcccaggttcgattcccacttaagtagaatgtgtgaaacccatttctggtgtctcccgatattgctgggattttgaaaaaggtaaaactacttactcactcagtccTCAGCCTATgagcaaacactgtaaccatTGTGCTACATGTCCATCAAATGCCAAACAAATATTCGAACAGTATTAGGCCTGTCTAAATGTGAATTTCTCAGGTACTTGTAATTCATGAAACGGAACATCCCGACGATatattttgagaatattttACAGGCGTCGGCACTTTGCAGTACTGGTACATACCCAAATGAAAGGTGAGTGTGATGTCATTTTTCGGAATATCATAAGGTCTGTCAAAGTGGAGAGTGATCTGGAACTCCTGCCCTCGACGGAGCACCAACCGGGCCTTTTGCTCTGTGTTGTCACTCTCCCTGACCCGGTCGCTGGTGCACTCATAGCGGTCAGTGTGGTGGGCAGCTGTGTTGTCCGGCACGTGCAGGTCCACGTGTGTCACGTGCAGCTTGGTCTCGAGCACGGGGGAGATAACCTCGGAGATGCATTCTTCCTCGTTTTCCTCCTCATCGGAATCTACACATTGACAGTCAATACTTCAGTGCCCCATTATCAATCCACAGATGGTTCATCTGCTCTCGCCCGAATAGGCTGCTTCCCTGACCTGACCTTAAAGGCCACTGCAATCGCACAACTGTCTGTTCCCTGTTTTGATATTTAACACCAGTCAGCAAATATTCAGGTCTAGTCTAGATAACCATGCGGCCACTagtatgaccatcgatctacgcaactgagatacgaatCTAACAACCCAACAAGTTAAAATATTGATTACAGAGCAGTCTCGTTTCCTATTACTGGGCTCCAAGCTATTGGACAACTTAGACTAATCCATTGCAACTAGAATACGATCACGTACATCACAAAAGACTTATCTTGATGCGTTTTACGACAAGTTGCTGAAAGTCTAAATAGGATCTTCAAGAGTGATGACTAGATTATTGACAGTCCGACGCTATGTGGGAGTAATGTTGAATttttcattaaatttcattGTTGTCTTAAATTTACGATAATTTAGAAATGTTGAGTGAATTCCTACCGCAGTAAAGTGTGATGTCCTTGGGCCCCCAAAAGATTCTGTCACGGTCCCACACTCGCGGTCGACGTCGTCCATAGGAGTAGGTGGGGTACACGCTGTCGTCACTGGGGATCACCCTACACAAGCGCTATATATACATGGTGATCGACAGGATACAAATATTTGTCTATAAAAGACACGAGCTCTTCTATAGTAAAGCAGGTCAAATCTGGGTGTTGAATTGACTCCATCGTATAGCTCTTCTATAGTAGAGCAACTCAAATGTGGGTGTTGAATTGACTTTATCACAAGCAGTTGTGCCAGGAGTTGTGCCATATCTTATTCGATACCTATGATTTTCATAGAATCCAACTGTTCcgtgtcatgagtgagtgaatattgttgtaTGAAGCACCATCAACTTGGCACCTACTGGCACAAGGAATCATATGCACAAACAATCAATCCGGAAATAGCCGACAAAATACAAAAGCTAAATTCGAATTctgaataaacaaaaatatgatgAAGGTAAGTATTCCAGATCTCAAATCCCTAAGAACGATACATAATATATTGCATAATATGTTCATACATTATATTTCATATCGCTTTCAATCAAATTATTTATATAAAAAATTCCAGGACGTACCGTGGTCTGTTCGTGGACGTGCGTGG comes from the Haliotis asinina isolate JCU_RB_2024 chromosome 12, JCU_Hal_asi_v2, whole genome shotgun sequence genome and includes:
- the LOC137258174 gene encoding annulin-like yields the protein MIRRYGRNTPRTSTNRPRVIPSDDSVYPTYSYGRRRPRVWDRDRIFWGPKDITLYCDSDEEENEEECISEVISPVLETKLHVTHVDLHVPDNTAAHHTDRYECTSDRVRESDNTEQKARLVLRRGQEFQITLHFDRPYDIPKNDITLTFHLEGSYKRARTTRANIKVDESGDTNFDKKKWGAAVVRQEDKSLTLSIFAPAYIPVGEWDFSVTTIVDVKDGEDLIWEYKHNEQIYIIFNPWCKDDWVYLEHEDWMKEAVLSDSGVLYFGSPCRVGARPWCFGQFDDGILEAAFHLIRKGFGYEASPAMGDASKVARMLAKLVNAPDDDGVVMGNWTGEYEGGTSPSTWVGSVKILRQYMSTAKPVKFGQCWVFAGVLTTVCRALGMPCRNITNFSSAHNTDADHLSVDRINVKDENGEWTDISNDSVWNFHVWNEVWMRRPDLSDNNEYDGWQVIDATPQETSYDGVYTCGPCPVKAIKEGDINVGSDGAFIFSEVNADTVEWKRDEKTGMLVETKRIPNSIGLSMSTHIPNGRSFRGETMGSLNYSPDKLERLDVTDEYKYSEGSAKERSVVRKAEMMFRRAAAYRSGFDSDRRKAAIETVSIDLEQEEDIFVGNGFEFVVTVRNCGNTTRTVKELVIKVYYKTYFDIYTGIAGVRRFEAFSVDGGNAVSYRIAVNEERAAKRPQDGFYFEIKALAELGDTSTCITSNMDFRLRRPDIDIKGPASCRQFEKIDVQVTFTNPLKVTLTNCQVDIEGGFKFIKPSSDKFLIPNIGPGQTWQETLTLVPKQHPKDKDERDLTIGLHSKQLEDTKGHYTVHIDRGYF